The genome window TTGCAACTCATTAATATCTTCATCGCCCCTGTGAGGTTGGTGAATCGGTTGTAACCAAGCGAGAGGAAGGACAAGGATTTCAATGAAAGAATCTCAGCTTGTATTTGTCCCTCTAGATGATTTCTTGTCAATCGAATGGCTTTTAGGGACCGGCATGAGTAGAGGCTTACTGGAACCGTACCAGTGAAGTTATTGTACCACAGGTCAAGTTTAGTAAGTTGACTAAGTCTGGAGAAATCAAGCTTGGAGATATCTCCTTCCAAGTTGTTGGATCCCAAACGCAATTCTACAAGGTTTGTGCAATTCATCAAAGATGAGGGCAAAGCACCttcaaaattgttgaaatCAAGGATCACAACCTTCAACTTGGACAGCTTCCCCATTTTGAGCGGAAGCTCGCCGCCAAAATTATTAAAGTCGAGGTCAAGTATGGCAAGGTCAGTGAGGTTGACAATTTTATCACTAACAGCTCCATGTAGTGAATTGAGAGGTAATGAAATTTCTTCAAGTTTGGTAGCATTATAGATATCTTCTGGAAGTAACCCTGAGAGGTTATTATGACCAGCATGAAAAATTTGCAGTTCGAAACACTCCCCCAGCCCAGGAGCAAGGTTGCCACTGAATTCATTGGAGGAAAAATCCAATATCCTAAGGAAGGGAGAAGCATGGAGACAAATTGAGGATGGGACATACCCTGTGAAGGTATTGTTGCTGACATTGAAACTAATCAAGTTGCTAGCTTGGTGGAAGAATGAAGATGGAATTGCACCATAGAAGTGATTGCTAGACAAATCCAGTATCCGGATATTGTTGGATGGCAGAGAAAGAGGTAGTTCTTCAGAAAGAAGGTTATAGCTCAAATCAAGGATCTTGAGTCGATTTAAAGACAAGAAGAACTGAGTTTGAAGTGAACCATATAGTGAATTGTGGGAAAGGTTCAAGTGGGTGAGATGTGTGAGATTTCCAAGTGAAGTGAGAGAGATGCCACCTTTGAGCCCTTTGGAAGGCAAGAGCAAATGGATGACCCAACCATCTTGATTACAAGTGATGCCCTTCCAATGACAGCAATCCATGGCTGTCCAATTTAAAGGAGGAGAAGATAGAGCGGAGGCAAAGGACAGGAGGGAGGTGCGTTCAGTTTGTTTGCAGGCATGAATATTTGTGGATATAATGTAAGGGaataagaggaagagaaggaagctaCAAGCCATTAGGTTATAAGCTTGCACTTGCATGTTGCTTTGTGTATGTGTCATTGCTCGCTACAAATcaggtatttatatatataagagcAACCATGCTTGAAAACGATGCAAATTTAAAGTCCACAACGTTTCAAAGTACTCAAAGTTATCATTGAATTTGGAGGATATATGGTGTTATTTTTCTTGCCAGATAGATATGGCCTGAGAGTGACAGTGTCAGTCAACCCTGATCCAACATTAGATTGACGTCCTATTCATGTAAAACTGCATTAAAAATATCACTTATCAGACAAGCATCAGTCATTCATAAAGAAGCCCTTTCTACACAAATAGCagaacataaaattaaaaaggctTAATTATTGATATGGCCATTGAAACTCAATTTGAATCTCATTTTGCTacttaaaattcaatttgtcATACTTTATCCTCTGAAACCCAATTCCCCGTCTCACTTTGCCCATATTCATTAACTCGATAAAAAATAACAGGGCATTCAATTTTGAAtagcaaaattttaaaattaataacagTCAAGCCTGATGTAAACATACGTTGATGTCCTATTCATGTTATAAAAATCTTTTATATTAATTCATATTAGACTATAAATATAACTACTTTCATGTATTAAGAAATCAAGGGTCACAAATTTCGACTTCCCAGAAACAATTAGTGAGAAATCActgaaaaaaacaataaaaagatgcACAAGACGCATCGGATAAATATGTTAAAGTCAAGATATGGAATCAAATTGAGAAGGCGGCAAACAACGACCGCTTGATGCAAATTATATATTCGAAGAGAAGGCCTCATCGGGTCTTAAGAGGGGGCCACCAGAAGAGGACTTAAGCTGCTTAATTCAAAGGGCTTGAGAAAATTATTGATAATTTGTCTTGAAATTTTGGAACGTTATATTGACTTTCTATTCACAAGTCACGGACCAAACAGATCAACTGTAGACTGTAGTTGATTTTTAGTACAATAATGGTATATGAACCACAAGACAAAAAGGCATATGAAACATAACATACCTAAGACAaagtttatataattaattcatAATGTTTTACATGAAATACATTACAATCTTCTTTTACGCGTTTTCATGTTCTGAAACCGTAGCGTATATAATGGCTTCATTATCAATGCCATCAAATATGTCTCtctcaacatatatatatataaccatgTACCATCCGATTTCACAATCAATTCTTCAAAACATTCATGGCTGAAAATGCTCTTTCGACAATAGCAATAACAACTAGTAAAATCAATGCTAATGTTACAAGTAAGTAAACCAATAGATATACCTTGTCTTTCTCACACTGAATCTCTTATTTTTCCAAGATCTCCAGTCCCTTTTAAACTTGAAAACGCAATGCTAGAACTCATATTCTCAATGTAAGCCTCAAGCCGAATCTTAAGTATCACAAGCTCATTTACAGAGAACTATGTACCGTGCCCGTGGGGTGGGTGATGTAGTGTGGAGAActatttgacaaaaaataatattaagaaagaaagacaaaTCTAAATGATTAATTTGAGTGGAGTTGGGTGGAgtgtaaatgattttttttattaatttgagtGGGTTTTGGTGGAGTGTTTCTCGTTGACTTTGTCTATGTACTACATGTAGATTTTCATTTCCCAACAAAAAATGAGTGGGGGCATCTGCACCAACACGTTTGTTGGTTTATAGGTGTGTAAtgttgctctgataccacttgttaGATTTTAGGAGTGAGTGTTGTGTGATATCGTTGTTGGTTTATATGGTGAAGGAATTTAGAAAAGATAGGACAATGGTTGAAAcaagtgattttatttaattagagGAGAATAGTACATGACTTTGTGTACATAGAATCTGCGCCTAATTGGCCTTTACACGGCTATTGACCACCACACTTGATTTAGATTAGTTTGGGCTATTTGGCCTTCACTTAGATTGGTGAGCTTACTGGCTCCTCAACACAATTTGAGGGTTAGGCCCCCTAATTCTAGTTGAAGAGGGCCAATTAgccttctttctctctcattgGCTTAGTTTGGGAGACTCTTGTTGGCTCCCTTGAACTAGATTTGGTAAACTAGATTTTAGTAGCTCTTATAGCTCCCATATAGTTTGGGAGTTTATTGGTTAACTCCACATTTCATTATTAGTTGCTTACTGGCTCCTCAAACGGAACAAACCAATATCACGTAAATCTTTCATTCAACTTTCAAACAGAATTACAACCTATATGAAAAAGCTCAATTCTCCGTCTCACTTTGCCTATATTCATTAACtcgataaaaaaaaaacagaacattGAATTGTGAATAGCAAAATGTTGAAATTGATAACAGTCAAGCCAAATGTAAACATACATTGATGTCCTATTCATGTTATAAAAATCTTTTCTATTAATTCATATTAGACTAGATATAATAACTTTCATGTATTAAGAAATCAAGGGTCACAAATTTCTGACTTCCCAAAAATAATCAGTGAGAAATCACAGCAAAAAAAGGCTAAAAAGATGCACAAGACCCATCGGATGAATATATTAAAGCCAAGATATGGAATCAAATTGAGATGTCGGCAAACAACGACGGCATGATGCAAATTATATATTCAAAGAGAAGAGTGTATCTCGTCCAGCTTTAAAGTATGAAACTATTCGTTTCTTGCTTGGTATCGTAaaggaacaaaacaaaaaaaaaaagaataattagaAATAGATAAGGTGTGgtaacccaaaaaacaaaaaacgaaATAAATATGGGAGACTTtagaaaaggccaaaggagagagaaaatttttaaaagagccaaaatggacaaaattgcccttatttatttttggatttcctaaggaatcctttacatttgcatgtctttggctttttccaaaagtgaaagtttttttgtggctaaaactGGGTTTCTTCTGAAGTGTGCTTCTCTTCTATTGGTATTCAACCATAGGAAAGATTGTGTTCACTTACTGATGTCATTTCAGCCATCCTCCAACCCTCTATCATTTCTGCCTCCTTCAAAGATTCAACCAATTTCTCTTCACAAATCCAAAAGCAATAGAAAAGATGCCTCTGCTTTTCTGTTTTGATCAGATCTGGGCTGGAGGATGGGGGCTGGGGTTCCGGGTTTGTGGGTGCTAAGGTTGTGGGGGGTAGGGTAGAGGGTTCTAGGTTCGTGGGTGCTAGGGTTGGGGGAAGTGGGAGAGCgcagaggggagagagagagagagagtgagtgaaaaaaaaaattatgaatttccCAATTTGCCCTTAATTTTGACGGAAAATTTAACTAAGTTGACGAAAAGATCAATGATGCAACATGAGATCTAATTAAAGTACCACCGTAACAATTTAACAATATTATGAACGAAAAGTAAAGTTTGGCCTTAGTCCAAGGACCATTGCTACAATTTTgccctatatatataaccaTGTAATTTCCCATCCGATTTTGCAACTGAAGTTGTTACTTGCAAAAGGTAGCGTGCAGAGATCACATCCGAAAACGAAGACATGATTATAAGAACAAACTGTGCCTTATTACGTCAGGTacacaaaaggaagaaaagaagcaaaataaaaagtacaatattaataatatatatatctagCCTCTAAGCCTTCTTTTCATCATGTTGATGTGGACTGTTATCATCACATAGAGCCTATCTTGTAAATTGTCTATGAATTGAAAATATGCATATCTCCATATCTTGttaataattaaacaaccaCACActccccaaaatttcaatatgAACCCCATTGTAGCGAAAATATAAAACCATGGAAGTTGATGAAGCCCATTGTCCACgtctttgttgttcttgttatCTGCATCAATGCCCTTATTTGGTCCAAATGTAATGTATGATTTCCTTGAAGATCTTGAATGCATTGTGCGAATTGTTTAATCTCAGCCACAGTCATCAGCCATATATTAACTTAGTCTAGCCTAAAAACTTTGAGCTTGATTGATTGCATGTGCAattacaaagttgtcaagggaagTTAAAAAATCCTAGCTAAGCATAATATGTAGTTGGGGGGGGGGAGGGAGGGATTGTGGAGGATTTTCTACTGTTATGTCATGGATTTTGCAGCACAATCTTCAGCTTGCCCTTTCAACTATTCTTTGACGCTTATGCATAATCTCTTGGAGGTtctttcagaccaaaaaaaataaaaaattatcttaGAGGTTCTAACTTTTAACTTCACATGATGTAGAGAAAACCATGAGGCCATCACTTCACTGAGTTCTGCAACCTTCACATAATGCAGGtagttttcttcaaaatttccaGTCATGTTCTAAATAAATCTGTCAAAATGAGTTTTGAGATAGTTTTGTCAATAGTGATTGAAGAACGTTTCTTGGCTTTTAGATCAGCACACAGGGAAAATCTCTTCAAACCGGAGATTGGGGTCAACCGTGAAGTTAGCCTAATTGGGATTCTCCTTCCTTTCTGCTAAACTTCTGAGCTCCTCCTTGCCATTCCTgcagcctttttttttttcttttttttcctttttcttaaatCAGTGAGAAATAGCAGTAGTATAATCCCagcaaaagaaaactaaataGATGCACATGACACATCAGATGAATATGACAAAGCCAAGATATGGAATCAGACCGGttgtcatttattttattctatGAAGTGTATAGGTTTTCTATATATCCTCCTCAAAAAATAGTTGTGTGTTGTGTTTGAGCTAGCAATAAATCTGAAAAATgacaataaaacaaaacctGGACAGAAAGATCCATCCCTGTTTGATGAAGTTCATATGGCAGGTCATCACGTAAATCTTTCATTCAACTTTCAAACAGAATTACAACctatatgaaaaagaaaagtatggtaagaaaagcaaaagattTTACAGGGGCATGAGTTTTTATGGTTgacgaaaaagaaaaggtaaaaAACAGAGTTATTCGTGTTTGATGTTTTGTACCTTATAATGTCTTTGCCTTTGCCATGCGTGCAAGgctgaaaaaacaaacaatgagACAAAACGCTGCAAAGACAAGTGAACGAGTTCACATACAAATCTTCCCATGTTTTACAAGCTTGTCAAGCATTTTGAAGATGGATTGATTCTTTTGACTGAGGAATCTTTGTTCCTTATAAAATTCTCACTACCCTATAATGAAATTAACCAAAACAACCATTTCAAGCATGTACCACCAATAACAGACCGTACAGTCTTCAATTCTGGTATTTGTGCAAGAATCTACACAAGAACAACCAAATTCAACTTTATTATCCGCATGATTATGGCAAACTTTAATTATcaactttattattattaaaatcaaATGTCACAAATTTACTAATATATGTGAGAAGAGTAGACACAAATAATGGTGAGTAACGAGGAAATTCATTGACTAACTACCCATATGTCACCAAAACCAATTTAGTTACTTTGAAATGGTgaccatttcatcatttttttttttttttgtagtgcaATCATACATGCAGAATATGTAGCTGAAGTTGTAATTAATTGTTGTTTGCAAAAGGTAgcgtgaagaaatcacatccGAAAAAAGAAGACATAAGGAACAAGCAGTGGCTTATTACATCagaaatacaaaagaaaaaaagaaaaaccaatcTAGCCTCTAAGCCTTTTGTTGATCATCTTGATGTGCACTGTTACCATCGCATAGAGCCTATCTTGTACACTGTCGATGAATTGAAAATATGTGTATCTCCATGTCTTGTTAATAACTAAAGTACCACAGACTCCCCAAAACCCCACTATGAACCCCAATGCAGCGAAAATATAAAACCATGGAAGTTGGTGAAGCCTAGTCCACgtctttgttgttcttgtATTCTGCATCAATGCCTTTACTTGGTCCGCACTCGTTTGGAAGCGGGGCACCATAAAGTTTTGGATTCCCCTCAAAGGAGGCAGCGTTGAAGCTTTGGATCTGAGTGCTTGTTGGTATTGGTCCTTGGAGATTATTGTACAAGACATTAAATGGCCCCAAGAAATTAAGGCTCACCAATGAGGATGAGATTTTTCCAGATAGATGATTCACAGAGAGATCCAAAATATCTAAGTTATTGAGGTTAGATATTTGGTCTGGAATGATGCCGGAGAAGGGGTTGGAGTGAAGATCCAACTCG of Prunus dulcis chromosome 4, ALMONDv2, whole genome shotgun sequence contains these proteins:
- the LOC117626395 gene encoding receptor-like protein 3; its protein translation is MACSFLLFLLFPYIISTNIHACKQTERTSLLSFASALSSPPLNWTAMDCCHWKGITCNQDGWVIHLLLPSKGLKGGISLTSLGNLTHLTHLNLSHNSLYGSLQTQFFLSLNRLKILDLSYNLLSEELPLSLPSNNIRILDLSSNHFYGAIPSSFFHQASNLISFNVSNNTFTGYVPSSICLHASPFLRILDFSSNEFSGNLAPGLGECFELQIFHAGHNNLSGLLPEDIYNATKLEEISLPLNSLHGAVSDKIVNLTDLAILDLDFNNFGGELPLKMGKLSKLKVVILDFNNFEGALPSSLMNCTNLVELRLGSNNLEGDISKLDFSRLSQLTKLDLWYNNFTGTVPVSLYSCRSLKAIRLTRNHLEGQIQAEILSLKSLSFLSLGYNRFTNLTGAMKILMSCKSLHVLLLTGSFKGEGIPTDDDMVDFDGFHNLLFLSLARSDLIGQIPMWLSKLKNLEILQLGFNQITGPIPSWLGTLPRLFYISLPNNRISGEFPKQLCRLPRLLYEPISSQAEQYEIELPVYGRIVTTRTFPSRKLAFYRAWIDVANNNIVGDIPTEIDQLHHLRGLVLSSNNFSGIIPDEISYLKYLEILDLSTNHLSGIIPSSLTSLNFLKYFNASYNNLEGPIPTGTQLQSFNTSAFEGNPKLCGAPLPKKCGQNKSIDADNKNNKDVDNELHHLPWFYVFAALGFILGFWGVCGSLIINKTWRYAYFQFTDNLQDRLYVMVTVCINMMKRRLRS